ACAGCACTCTTCGTAAAAGACAACCGGAAAAAGTAATCTACCTACACATCAACGAACTAAGCTCCCAGTTCCCGGTTGAGAAGTTGTGCAAACACCTTGAAGTACCAAGGAGCAGCTTTTATGATTGGAAAAACAGAGGTCCCAGCAAGCGGGCTCTTGAGAATGAAAAAATCCTTGAAATTGCTAAGAAAAGTCATGCTGATTGTCAAGGCATATGCGGTTTAGACAAAATGCTGGAAGACGTACGGGAACACTTTCCTAAATGCAGCCGCGAAAGGCTTTATGGCATCCAAAAACGTAATGGATTGTACTCCAGGCGCAAGAGAAAGTTTAAAGCCACCACAGACTCAAATCATCAACTCCCGGTAGCAGAGAATCTTTTAAACCAGAACTTTAAAGCTGACAAGCCTGGAGCCGTCTGGGTTACCGATATCAGCTACGTAAATACCGTTGAAGGCTGGTTATACCTGGCCACCGTTAAGGATATATGTACAAAAGATATTGTTGGCTGGGCAACTGCTGACAATATGAAAACAGAACTCTGCATTAAAGCCCTTGAAAGCGCAATTAAACGTTTCCGACCATCACCGGGATTAGTTCATCACTCTGATAGAGGGGTGCAATATTGTAGCAAAGATTATCAGAAACTTCTTAAGAAGAACGGAATGGTATGCAGTATGAGCCGTAAAGGCAACTGCTACGATAACGCCTGCGCAGAAACGTTTTTCGGCACCATAAAATGCGAGATGCTCTACCATAAGAAATATGAAACCCGTGAAGAGGCCCATCGGGATATATTCTGGTACATCGAGATATTTTACAACCGTAAAAGGCGGCACCAGTCTCTTGGCTATATGACCCCTGCAGACTATAGAAAGTCCTTCGAAGAGAAGCCACTGGCGGCTTAAATATATTAGCTGTGATGCCAGGTTAGCGGCATTAGCAGCTTGATTACAAAATGGTGTAATAACAGATTTCCAAGCAATTGTGTGATTTAAGGAGAATAGCTAACTCTGAAGTGTCCAGTTTAACGGGAAAAGGTCATCGTAGCTGTAGCGGGTGAGGCCGCTTGTGTCTGTTTTGGTTAAGCGGTTGCCGTTATTGTCGTAGGTGTATGTGACATCTCCGGCAGTTAGTAGTTGGTTTGCGGCGTCGTAAGTGTAGTTGACGGTACTGTTGGGGCCGGTTAAGGCAACGCGGTTGCCAACCGGGTCATAGGTGTAGGTGATGGTACCCCGGCTGTCGGTGACCTCGGTTAACTGGCCTAAATCGTCATACTGATAGTTGGTTGTGTCTGCGCCGTCCCGTACCATGGAGGTACGGCGACCGTTGGGGTCATATGCGTAGGTGTAGTCTGCCAGTGTTTCGCCGATATCAGTCATGCTTTGTACCGATACCATCCGGTTGGCGTCATCGTAGGCCAAGGCAGTAACGGTGTTGTTGGGGTAGGCGATTTCTGTGATGTTACCGGCGCTGTCGTAAGTGAAGGTAAAGTCTTTGCCTGTTGGGTCGCTTAGGCGTGTCAGCTGGTTTAGTTCGTTGTACTGGTAGGAAACGTTGTAGATACTGGCGTTGTTTTGGATGGCATTGATGCCGGTACGGTTGCCCAGGCTGTAGGTGTAACGTAGCCCTTGACCCATTTTTCAATAAAGTGTAGGCACTTTTATATAGTAATGAAATCCAGAACCCAAAAAAAAGGACAGACTAGGTGTATTTCCTTGTCTGTCCTTTCAGATTATCTACCATTTTGCTGTTGTTCAGGAGGATCCTTTAATATCTGTAATTAGATACTATAAACTTTGTCTTTCTTGGCGGAACTCCTCCGCTATTTTTGCTATCACTTTCTTTTCAATGCGGGAGACGTAGGATCTGGAGATGCCCAGGGATTTGGCGATTTCTTTTTGGGTTTTGCGGCGGCCCATGGGTAGGCCAAAGCGCATGGCCAGGACTGTGCGTTCGCGGAGTTTGAGCTTTTTGATTACTTCGTAAAGTTTGGCTTCCAGCATCTTGCGGTCTACTTCGTTTAGGACCAGTTCTTCGTCGGAACCCAGGACATCTAAAAGGGTGATTTCGTTACCCTCTTTATCTGTGCCGATGGGGTCATGTAAGAGCACTTCAGCTTTGCGTTTGGTGATGACGCGGATGTGCATAAGTATTTCATTTTCGATGCAGCGGGCGGCGTATGTGGCAAGACGCGTTCCTTTGTTGTTATTAAAGGAATCGATGGCTTTGATTAAACCTACTGTACCGATGGAAATCAGGTCTTCCTGATCCTCACCGGTATTTTCAAACTTCTTAATTACGTGTGCCACCAGGCGAAGATTTCGTTCAATCAGAATACTACGGGCTTCCTCATCACCTTTGGCCATCAGGGCCAGATACTTCTTTTCCTCCTGCGGTTTTAACGGCTGGGGGAATGAATTGTTATTTAAGTAGGAAACAAGCAACACGATTTCTTTCACGACGGCCGCCACAATGGTAATAAACGGTAGCAAAAAAGCACCCCCTCACAGATGTCATCTTTAACATAATATGCGGAGGGTGCTTATTTGTGACTGGTAAATAGTAACATAACAACACAAAAGGTCCGTCCCGTTGTGTGTGGTTAGTGGAGATTGTCGGTTATGCGTCGGAAAATTTGGGTGGCGGGCGTGGCGTCTCGACCTGGGCCTGAGTATAGGGGTTTGTCCTTTCCGTGCAGAAAGACGGTGATGACCAGGGGTTGGCCGTCTGGTTCAGCATAGCCGGCAAACCAGGAGTGTTCAATCGGCTCGCCTTCCATCGTGGCCTGTGCTGTTCCTGTTTTGCCGGCTATCAGGTAGTCTGGGCTATAGATGCGGGACCCGGTGCCGGTGCCGGACTGGACCACGTCGGTCAGCATGCTCCTGAGGCTGCGAGATACGGCGGGGTGGATGACCTGCGTGCCGGTATAGACCCGGAATTCTCTGACGGTGTTACCCTGGCTGTCGATGATTTCCGAGACCAGACGCGGATAAACATCGCGGCCGTTATTGATGATGGTGGCCATCATTCTGGTAATCTGCAGTGGGGTAACCTGCACTTTACCCTGCCCGATGGAGGCGTTGCCCAGGTCGCCTAAAAAAGGCATCTGGGCCGGGGAGGGAATTTGGCCGGCATGCTCTCCCAGGGGGATACCGGTAACACTGCCTAGTTTGAATCTTTCGGCTGTTTCCTGCAGCGTTTCCCGGCCCAGCTTTTGTCCCAGCCAGACAAAGTAAACGTTACAGGATACGGTGAGGGCCTGCCTGAGGTCCACTTCGCCGTGGGCCTCCCCGCGATAGCAGCGTATGGAGGTGTCGTCACTTAATTCAATGGCCCCGGTACAATAGTAAGTTTCTGAAGCCATGTTTTCTTCCAGGGCGGCGGCAGTTAGAACTGTTTTAAACACTGAACCGGGTTCATAGGGGCGGATAGCTTTATTTAAATGGTTTT
The sequence above is a segment of the Dethiobacter alkaliphilus AHT 1 genome. Coding sequences within it:
- a CDS encoding IS3 family transposase (programmed frameshift), yielding MSSNANRYSEEFKKDAIKLVQEGGRSVNGVAKDLGINAQTLRNWLKEEKKRQNPESARILELEAQLRAEKRRSGELEEAVDIFKKGYSTLRKRQPEKVIYLHINELSSQFPVEKLCKHLEVPRSSFYDWKNRGPSKRALENEKILEIAKKSHADCQGICGLDKMLEDVREHFPKCSRERLYGIQKRNGLYSRRKRKFKATTDSNHQLPVAENLLNQNFKADKPGAVWVTDISYVNTVEGWLYLATVKDICTKDIVGWATADNMKTELCIKALESAIKRFRPSPGLVHHSDRGVQYCSKDYQKLLKKNGMVCSMSRKGNCYDNACAETFFGTIKCEMLYHKKYETREEAHRDIFWYIEIFYNRKRRHQSLGYMTPADYRKSFEEKPLAA
- a CDS encoding RHS repeat domain-containing protein, which translates into the protein MGQGLRYTYSLGNRTGINAIQNNASIYNVSYQYNELNQLTRLSDPTGKDFTFTYDSAGNITEIAYPNNTVTALAYDDANRMVSVQSMTDIGETLADYTYAYDPNGRRTSMVRDGADTTNYQYDDLGQLTEVTDSRGTITYTYDPVGNRVALTGPNSTVNYTYDAANQLLTAGDVTYTYDNNGNRLTKTDTSGLTRYSYDDLFPLNWTLQS
- the sigK gene encoding RNA polymerase sporulation sigma factor SigK, giving the protein MLPFITIVAAVVKEIVLLVSYLNNNSFPQPLKPQEEKKYLALMAKGDEEARSILIERNLRLVAHVIKKFENTGEDQEDLISIGTVGLIKAIDSFNNNKGTRLATYAARCIENEILMHIRVITKRKAEVLLHDPIGTDKEGNEITLLDVLGSDEELVLNEVDRKMLEAKLYEVIKKLKLRERTVLAMRFGLPMGRRKTQKEIAKSLGISRSYVSRIEKKVIAKIAEEFRQERQSL
- a CDS encoding peptidoglycan D,D-transpeptidase FtsI family protein, whose protein sequence is MSKRIERQKRIVILTMLFFLPVFVLLGRLFQLQILEGPQYARIAVNQRSLRYDYKPTGRGQILDREGVSLLDSQWKPVTVFFEPILDGETREILSRHAETRPDQSVFAFGPESTINRELGDMPREGVISALEQVRYGYNSLAPHVTGFVQQATNNMSGLERAFNDELSAGRPFSVAAIVDARGNLVEGLGYRDWRGDDTGRPYSIITTIDSHIQATVEQVLADADLSGAVVVMEPHSGDILAMASYPDFKPRALYTGLEVQYDRENHLNKAIRPYEPGSVFKTVLTAAALEENMASETYYCTGAIELSDDTSIRCYRGEAHGEVDLRQALTVSCNVYFVWLGQKLGRETLQETAERFKLGSVTGIPLGEHAGQIPSPAQMPFLGDLGNASIGQGKVQVTPLQITRMMATIINNGRDVYPRLVSEIIDSQGNTVREFRVYTGTQVIHPAVSRSLRSMLTDVVQSGTGTGSRIYSPDYLIAGKTGTAQATMEGEPIEHSWFAGYAEPDGQPLVITVFLHGKDKPLYSGPGRDATPATQIFRRITDNLH